From Mustela nigripes isolate SB6536 chromosome 13, MUSNIG.SB6536, whole genome shotgun sequence, one genomic window encodes:
- the LOC131998641 gene encoding olfactory receptor 4K14-like isoform X2 → MDNGNVSTVSEFVLLGLCHSWNMQILFLIIFFILYLIIISGNIVIMILIITDPHLHCPMYFLLANLSFVDMWLSSVTTPKMITDFLRENKTISFGGCMCQILYVHFVGGGEMVLLVVMAYDRFVAICKPLHYSTIMSLQKCTGLVVTSWTIGFVHAMSQMAVIVQLPFCGPREIDSFFCDIPLVIKLACIDSYNLGILMNTDSGVLAMTCFILLLISYTYILLTIRQSSKAGASKALSTCTAHITVVVLFFGPCIFIYVWPLSITWVDKFLAVFYSVITPLLNPAIYTLRNKEIKDAMKRFRHYYMDSKGNI, encoded by the coding sequence ATGGATAACGGAAATGTGTCTACAGTGTCAGAATTTGTGCTTCTTGGACTTTGCCACTCATGGAATATGCAGATCttattcttaataatattttttatactttaccTGATTATTATATCTGGAAATATTGTCATTATGATTCTAATCATCACTGACCCCCATCTTCATTGCCCCATGTACTTCTTGTTGGCCAACCTGTCCTTTGTTGATATGTGGCTTTCTTCAGTCACCACTCCAAAGATGATCACAGACTTTCTTAGGGAGAACAAGACTATTTCCTTTGGAGGGTGTATGTGCCAGATCCTCTATGTACATTTTGTTGGAGGGGGTGAGATGGTGCTATTAGTAGTAATGGCCTATGACCGCTTTgtagccatctgcaagccacTGCACTATTCAACCATTATGAGCCTGCAAAAATGCACTGGGCTGGTGGTGACTTCCTGGACCATTGGCTTTGTGCATGCTATGAGTCAAATGGCTGTGATTGTGCAATTGCCCTTCTGTGGCCCCAGGGAAATTGACAGCTTCTTCTGTGACATACCCCTGGTAATCAAGCTTGCCTGCATAGATTCCTACAATTTGGGAATATTAATGAACACTGACAGTGGGGTTCTGGCCATGACCTGCTTTATTCTGTTGTTGATATCCTATACCTATATTCTTCTTACTATCCGCCAAAGCTCTAAAGCTGGTGCATCTAAGGCACTATCTACCTGTACTGCTCACATTACGGTGGTGGTGCTTTTCTTTGGGCCTTGCATCTTCATCTACGTCTGGCCACTCAGCATCACCTGGGTGGACAAATTTCTTGCTGTCTTTTACTCTGTTATTACACCTCTCCTAAACCCAGCTATTTATACCCtgagaaataaagagataaaagatgCCATGAAAAGATTCAGACACTACTACATGGATTCCAAGGGAAATATTTAA
- the LOC131998641 gene encoding olfactory receptor 4K14-like isoform X1: protein MDNGNVSTVSEFVLLGLCHSWNMQILFLIIFFILYLIIISGNIVIMILIITDPHLHCPMYFLLANLSFVDMWLSSVTTPKMITDFLRENKTISFGGCMCQILYVHFVGGGEMVLLVVMAYDRFVAICKPLHYSTIMSLQKCTGLVVTSWTIGFVHAMSQMAVIVQLPFCGPREIDSFFCDIPLVIKLACIDSYNLGILMNTDSGVLAMTCFILLLISYTYILLTIRQSSKAGASKALSTCTAHITVVVLFFGPCIFIYVWPLSITWVDKFLAVFYSVITPLLNPAIYTLRNKEIKDAMKRFRHYYMEPG, encoded by the coding sequence ATGGATAACGGAAATGTGTCTACAGTGTCAGAATTTGTGCTTCTTGGACTTTGCCACTCATGGAATATGCAGATCttattcttaataatattttttatactttaccTGATTATTATATCTGGAAATATTGTCATTATGATTCTAATCATCACTGACCCCCATCTTCATTGCCCCATGTACTTCTTGTTGGCCAACCTGTCCTTTGTTGATATGTGGCTTTCTTCAGTCACCACTCCAAAGATGATCACAGACTTTCTTAGGGAGAACAAGACTATTTCCTTTGGAGGGTGTATGTGCCAGATCCTCTATGTACATTTTGTTGGAGGGGGTGAGATGGTGCTATTAGTAGTAATGGCCTATGACCGCTTTgtagccatctgcaagccacTGCACTATTCAACCATTATGAGCCTGCAAAAATGCACTGGGCTGGTGGTGACTTCCTGGACCATTGGCTTTGTGCATGCTATGAGTCAAATGGCTGTGATTGTGCAATTGCCCTTCTGTGGCCCCAGGGAAATTGACAGCTTCTTCTGTGACATACCCCTGGTAATCAAGCTTGCCTGCATAGATTCCTACAATTTGGGAATATTAATGAACACTGACAGTGGGGTTCTGGCCATGACCTGCTTTATTCTGTTGTTGATATCCTATACCTATATTCTTCTTACTATCCGCCAAAGCTCTAAAGCTGGTGCATCTAAGGCACTATCTACCTGTACTGCTCACATTACGGTGGTGGTGCTTTTCTTTGGGCCTTGCATCTTCATCTACGTCTGGCCACTCAGCATCACCTGGGTGGACAAATTTCTTGCTGTCTTTTACTCTGTTATTACACCTCTCCTAAACCCAGCTATTTATACCCtgagaaataaagagataaaagatgCCATGAAAAGATTCAGACACTACTACATGGA